The Lagenorhynchus albirostris chromosome 17, mLagAlb1.1, whole genome shotgun sequence nucleotide sequence AGTGACTTATGATGAGTCTGGGAAGATAAGCAAGAACCAGATAATGAAGGGCCTTAAATGCCATGTTAAAGATTCTGCATTTTTTAGGTTAAGGGCAATAATCTTGAGTAATGGTGTGGTCAGATTTGCATTTGAGAGATCACTGCCTGAAGATTGATTTAAGGGGCAAGAGCTAAGGCAGTAAGGTGTGTTGGGAAACGATTCTGGTAATCCAGGTGAGAGGATTGAGGCTTTAGCTCAATGGTAATAGAGCCTACTGGAAAAATCATAGTTGTTTCTCTTATATAATATTTGGCCTTCTTGTTCAGAATCCCTCTGAGATTAAATTTCATGTAGCTGATGGcttatattcattttctaattatttgttgttttatgtcTGTAAGAAGTTTATACTTTTATAAATACCTGCTAATGATACTATATGGAGATggttaataaatgtttttgatgATTATAAAAATTGGGAGATGTTAGCTCTTTTGGTATACTTAGTGATTATCTTAGAGGGAAACAATTGGGGAATTTTGCCTTTGGGTGGAAGTAATGATTTGTTAGATTAAATTTagattgtataatttttttaacttatatgaatttataatttctgtgtgctgatttctctctctctcttttttaaggcTATTAGCAAAAGATGGTGGATCGCTTGGCAAACAGTGAAGCAAATACTAGACGTATAAATATAGTAGAAAACTGTTTTGGAGCAGCTGGTCAACCCTTAACTATACCTGGACGGGTTCTTATTGGAGAAGGAGTATTGACTAAGTTGTGCAGAAAAAAGCCTAAAGCAAGgcagtttttcttatttaatgatATTCTTGTATATGGCAATATTGTCatccagaagaaaaaatataacaaacaacATATTATTCCCCTGGAAAATGTCACAATTGATTCTATCAAAGATGAGGGAGACTTGAGGAATGGATGGCTGATCAAGACACCAACTAAATCGTTTGCAGTTTATGCTGCCACTGCCACTGAGAAATCAGAATGGATGAATCACATAAATAAATGTGTTACTGATTTACTCTCCAAAAGTGGGAAGACACCCAGTAATGAACATGCTGCTGTCTGGGTTCCTGACTCTGAGGCAACTGTATGTATGCGTTGTCAGAAAGCAAAATTCACACCTGTTAATCGTCGTCACCACTGCCGCAAATGTGGTTTTGTTGTCTGTGGGCCCTGCTCTGAAAAGAGATTTCTTCTTCCCAGCCAGTCCTCTAAGCCTGTGAGGATTTGTGACTTCTGCTATGACCTGCTTTCTACTGGGGACATGGCCACGTGCCAGCCTACTAGATCGGACTCTTATAGTCAGTCATTGAAGTCTACTTTAAATGATGTATCTgacgatgatgacgatgatgatagCAGTGACTAAAGgcgtattttgaaatatttaatcagATGTGACtatctgagaaatcagctctggGGGGAATGTAAAATCCTGAGCTTTCTGTCAGTTTTGCTCTAGCCATGAATTTGCCTGAGAAACTTATAACCTATGTGCCTCAATATATTCTATAGGAAATAGGTCCTGTTACCATCCCCCAGCCCCAACTGCTGCTGCCActctctcctcacctcccccagCTCCCTATTCTTCTACAGGGATAGACTGTTGCGAATATATCAGATAAAGTTTTGGTTTCTTATTCTTGTTTTAATTCTAGACTGTTTTCTTGAATGGTTGGGAAAAGATGTTTATTTAACATGTACTACACTGTTGTTTATTATATGTTCTGTTATatggaaaaactaaaagcaaagaaTGATGGAAAAAGGAGTGTGATGTGGTCAGTTAATAATGTTATTAGCTTTTTTCTAACCATCCTATCTAAAGGTTAAGACACCAGTAACAGAAATACATGCTTTGGAAATACTTTGTTTGGCTTTTTCATATACCAGGTGGTGCCTTATCATAATAGCACTGTTGCATGTAATAAGCCCCTACCTTCTcactttttagtttgttttaaaaatacactggTGCTCTTTGAGGTGTAAAATGAATGTTATAAATGGGTGTAATTAGAAAATACTTCTCATTTGACagctacaaataactaaatttagaGGTTCTTTATTCtatatgaatatttttccataaaatagttgtgattattgtatatttttactttttgtaggTATCAAATTATAATTATCATTCTGGGGAATTTGGTTTGAAATTTATCAAATACAAATTGTCATTGCATTATTGCTACTTTTAGTAAGACATATTTTTAGGTATAAATTCATCTGCTTTAACATTGTTTCTAGAATGAAAAATCTTATACAACTTCTTGAAATGAAACAATCtcttaaaaaaaacctcatgCTAGAGCACAGATCTCCTTAGGTTGAAGATTTGGAAGAAATAATGTATGAGAATGGTCAAGAGAGACCAGTTAATGTTTGACTAGACTTCATATCTGTGgaagtattttctctttcagtgtGAAATTATCTTGAATTTACAAATATAgtgttatattttataaagttttgtAAAGTCCCAaacaatatttctatttttgtaaaacagTTGTATGTTTAATCTGTTTCTGAAATCATTTTGCAATCTATGGAAATAGAGTAGCAATTGATCTTTCTAAATTGTGAACTTTATTGAGTCAGTCTAGATTGCTTTTAAGAAGAGGTAATTTTTCACTCTTTGCTTTTGAGGCAGCCATTAGGTTGAAAGTATATTTATCATATAAAACTTGATGCATTTTGCACTACTCTCTCCATTTGTATGCTGCAAATAACTGTAgtctttcaaatatgaaaaatcagtctgaagtttgttttaaattctaaattcttttgttttaaaatctttaaatctGGATATATTGCAAATGTCATGAGAGGTTTGATTTAATAACTTGTGATGGAGGATTCTTTGGTTTGGTTAAGGCACTAACTTTACTTTTAAGTTGTGAAAGCACCTGAGATATATAGATCTCCCTGTAGGAAATGTGAAAGAAAGGcacaacaggttttttttttgttttgttttaatatcatGTGGACTTTTGTTTCTAAGCAATATTTACATATAATCAATAAACATATCCAAAAAGGACCGTGAAATCTGAGAAGTGCTAATGGAGACTTGCTCATACATAGGAACCTAGCAAATTCAGGAACCAGGGGGAAATGTTCTGAGATAACATTTATGTTGTCAACCTCTATTGACTctgtttttacaataaaaaatattttacaacttaCCTTCTGTGCATATTGTGACTTGACGATTTTTTACCCCTTGCTAAGGTTAATGGAGATGTTATGCGTATTTTACCTCATTTCAGCAGCTGTGAGTGCCTTCTATgcgccaggcattgttctaggcactAGGAGTAGAGCAGTGAACAGAAATTGCCTCCTTTTCATGGAGTTTACCTGCAAATAGAGTCCAAgctgtgttttcttccagaatttttttctgtaatttctagAGCTTTTATAAATCTTACTTATATATAAACCCGAAATGATTTTGGTGCCAGTTTCTCATGCTGTTCTCTTGAATGAAATTTACTTGGACTGTACTGGATCCCCAGTACATTAACCAAATTGATAACTATTGGCATAAAGGAAGCAAAAATTTGTAGATgccaaggaaaaatattaaattgaatACATACACCTTAACACAGGAATTCATGCCTTTGGGTCAAGTGCATACAATGGCCAGTTTTATATAAAgtcatttgtttatatatctttGTCACTTTTAtgctgaaatttttttcttttttggccgcactgcatgcagcatgtgagatcttagttccccaaccagggatcgaacctgtgccccctgcagtggaagcacagagtcttaaccactgtactgggaagtccctgaaattctTATAAATGGGTAgtattgaattgtatacttctGATTTTTGAAACATTCAAAAATGTACTTGAGCTGTAATCTTTCTCTTGGATGTGCTAACTTGTTCTCAAATACATGTTGTAGCTTTATACAGTGTAGTAGCAATTATCTACAAATCCACATGATTGCTATACATtttagaagataaaattaaatagtaAAGTCTAGGATGAAAATACatgaaactttattttattgatagtaactttaaagttttaatttaaaagctaaattattttcagttcattcaacatttattatctGTTATGTTAGGCTTCATAATATTGGTGTTggttgttttaaactttttaaggGTCATTTCTATAAAGGTTATTATCAGTGGCATTCTCTTAAAGTAAACttcttaaaaattactttgtaTTTGGCATCTGAAgtaattgaaaattttttttgcaaCAGTACACTTAGTATACCAAATTTCAACTCTAGAAAGTAGAATTTTAAGCCATTTAACTAACAGTATCGCTCTTTGCATCCACTCTAAATGTAGTATTTGGCAAAAACAGAAATCGGCAAAGGTAGAATTGCTTGGCTTGATAATCCTATCTTTTTAATTGGTCAGTACTAAAAGGTTGAGGAAGTTGGTTGATAATATTGCTAACATTATCTTCACCATCCGAACCATTGTTATATTTAATTACGTTATTGCTGTAAAGCCTTGATGGTATTATCTAACAGTTTATCAAGAAAAGGAGTAGTCAGTATCACTTTAAACAGATTTTGCTCCTGTCAGCTTAATGTTTAGAAGAAATAACATGCTttactcttctttatttttagctttattgagatataattcacttaccatacagttcacccatttaaggtatacaattaagaaaataagataaagttatACAGTGGCTTTGGTATATTCttgaaaccatcaccactgtttccaaaacattttcatcacttcaaaagTAGCCCTGCACTCATTAGCAATCACTCCCCAATCCcctagccctaggcaaccactaatctactttctgtctatagatttgccttatCTGGACATTTGACAAATGAAGTCATACATTATGTGGTCTTTGGTGACCtagtttttttcacttagtatgtttttaagattcatgtTATCATGCATGAGTACTTACTCCTTTTTGTTGCCAATTAATATTGTATGGATGACctacattttattgatttatcagttgacatttgggttgtttccacttttgggctattgtgaataatcttGTGACagacatttgtgtacaggtttttgtgtagacatgtttttatttcttttgagtacGTACCTAGAAATGGAGCAGTGGCTTATATGTTACCTcaatgtttaaccttttgaggagctgccaaactgttttccaaagtggctgtaccattttactttccatCATCAATGTagccaatttctccacatcttccccaACACTTATTGCCTTTGATTATAGCTTGTGAAGTATcccatggttttgatttgtattttcctaatggctaatgacGTTGAtgaccttttcatgtgcttattggtcatttgcatGTCTTTTTTGGTGATGTGTCTGTTAATGATCCTTTGCTGACTTTTAAATtaggtggtttttcttttttgtcgttgagttgtaagagttctttatataatctggatATAAGACTTTATCAGGtaattgatttgcaaatattttccctcgTTCTGTGAAtcgtcttttcactttcttgatggtatttgtttgaagcacaaaagt carries:
- the PLEKHF2 gene encoding pleckstrin homology domain-containing family F member 2 yields the protein MVDRLANSEANTRRINIVENCFGAAGQPLTIPGRVLIGEGVLTKLCRKKPKARQFFLFNDILVYGNIVIQKKKYNKQHIIPLENVTIDSIKDEGDLRNGWLIKTPTKSFAVYAATATEKSEWMNHINKCVTDLLSKSGKTPSNEHAAVWVPDSEATVCMRCQKAKFTPVNRRHHCRKCGFVVCGPCSEKRFLLPSQSSKPVRICDFCYDLLSTGDMATCQPTRSDSYSQSLKSTLNDVSDDDDDDDSSD